From one Candidatus Lernaella stagnicola genomic stretch:
- a CDS encoding alpha/beta fold hydrolase: MFWLLKVFAILVAIYALVQIIRARYRARPTQDETHFVSTGDGWRIALHRYRPRGEKPHAEPVLLHHGLTANHRGYDLGVGAAEDPAPSIAHWLADRGYDVWVIDLRGRGESERAGIWRDKSWKWTVDDYVNFDDPAAVDYILSRSPHQKLHWIGHSMGGILLFCHLGLFGSPKIASGITVGSGIDYLDTGSKYQPVAGIRGLVKNWGRIPAGFFSTLIAPLAGRGLGDFLEGFNYYPPNTAPRAARTITANCIQDTSARVFYQLASMFQPGGLTTFDGGVRYADLLVNVTTPVLLIAGDADQQASPTTSEKTLGLLPAGPHKTAFFGSEYGHSTPYGHFDLLVGRRADEEVFPVILDWLGAHSAKK, encoded by the coding sequence ATGTTCTGGTTGCTGAAAGTGTTTGCGATTCTCGTGGCGATTTACGCCTTGGTGCAAATCATCCGCGCCCGTTATCGTGCCCGCCCCACCCAAGACGAAACCCACTTTGTCTCCACCGGCGACGGCTGGCGCATCGCCCTGCATCGCTATCGGCCGCGCGGCGAGAAGCCGCACGCTGAACCGGTGTTGCTGCATCACGGCCTGACCGCCAACCACCGGGGCTACGACCTGGGTGTTGGTGCGGCCGAGGATCCGGCGCCGTCGATCGCGCACTGGCTGGCCGATCGCGGTTACGACGTGTGGGTGATCGACCTGCGGGGCCGGGGGGAGAGCGAACGGGCCGGCATCTGGCGCGACAAGTCATGGAAGTGGACCGTCGACGATTACGTCAACTTCGACGACCCGGCCGCCGTCGATTACATCCTGAGCCGCTCGCCTCACCAAAAGCTGCACTGGATCGGTCACAGCATGGGCGGCATTTTGCTCTTTTGCCATTTGGGTTTGTTCGGCTCGCCGAAAATCGCCAGCGGCATCACCGTCGGCAGCGGTATCGACTACCTGGACACGGGCTCGAAATACCAACCTGTCGCCGGTATCCGCGGTCTCGTGAAAAACTGGGGTCGGATCCCGGCCGGTTTTTTCAGTACGTTGATCGCGCCGCTGGCCGGTCGCGGTCTCGGCGACTTCTTGGAGGGCTTCAATTACTACCCGCCCAACACGGCGCCGCGCGCGGCGCGCACGATAACCGCGAATTGCATCCAAGACACCAGCGCGCGCGTGTTTTACCAGTTGGCTTCCATGTTCCAGCCCGGCGGCCTGACTACTTTCGATGGCGGCGTACGCTACGCGGACCTGCTGGTCAACGTCACCACGCCGGTGCTTTTGATCGCCGGCGACGCCGACCAACAAGCTTCGCCCACCACGTCGGAGAAGACGCTGGGCCTGCTGCCGGCCGGTCCTCACAAGACCGCGTTTTTCGGAAGCGAGTACGGCCACAGTACGCCCTACGGCCATTTCGACCTGCTGGTGGGCCGCCGCGCCGACGAAGAAGTCTTTCCGGTAATTTTGGATTGGCTGGGGGCGCATTCGGCCAAGAAATAG